AGCTTCTCTGACTATCCTCCCCTGGGCTGTTTTGCCGTGCGTGATATGAGACAGACAGTCTCTGTGGGTGTCATCAAAGCAGTGGACAAGAAGAGAGCTGGGGCTTGCAAGGTCACCAAGTCTGCCCAGAAAGCTCAGAAGGCTAAATGAATATTATCCCCAATACCTGCCACCCCAGTCTTAATCAGCAGTGGAAGAACGGTCTCAGAACTGTTTGTCTCAATTGGCCATTTAAGTTTAATAGTAAAAGACTGGTTAATGATAACAATGCATCATAAAACCttcaagaggaaaggaaaatgtttttgtggaccatatgttttgtgtgtggcagtttaagttattagtttttaaaatcagtactttttaatgaaaacaacttGACCAAAACTCTGCTACAAAATTTGagacccatttaaaaaaaaaaatttgagaccCATTAAATAATGTTTAATGAAAAACCTGTATCTTCTTTGGGTCAACATTGTAACTCCCTATATACTACTTTGGTAAGAGTTGCTCATAACCTATTTCTGGTGAAACAATTTTTGATTTATAGGTTTGTATTTCTAGGGTGGAGCTTCAGGTTTGTTAACCTTGTGTTGAGAACTCatctgttttaatcacatcttaAGCATTGGTGCAACACTTTCTAGGTTAGGACAGATGAGTAAAGAgtaactatgtttttttttttagtaactatgttttatatataagctAGTTTTTAAGGTCAGATTCTATAGTATAAAAGCTCCCGTTGCATATAAAATTTTGTATGGTGACATAAATGAGTAAACCTATGTCATTTAGTTTCCCAGTTATGAGGATGTGCATTCACATTTATAATATTAAGTAGTTAATCTAAAACGTGAGGCTTAAACAGTATTGAGTATTGCGCTGCTAGAGTTAATTGTATACAGAttctaggaaaaataaaagatgctggaggctaaaaaaaaaaactttaattcatCAAAGGATTACATCAACAGGGTGAAAAGGTGGCCtgtggaatgagagaaaatatttgcaaatcatatatctaataaagaattaatatctggaatatataaagagcttctataATTCAGTAAAACCCCCAAAGACCCAACtggaaaatgggcaaaggacttcaataggcatttctccaaagaagatatgtaaaTGACTCATAAGAacgtgaaaagatgtttaacatcactaatcattgtgagttgcttagtcatgtccgactctgttagcccatgcactgtagcccaccaggctcctctgtccatggaattctccaggccagaatgctggagtggatagccattcccttctccaagggatcttcctgtccaagggatcaaaccccaaactcctgcattgcaggcagattcttttacagtttgagccaccagggaaaccccccgtcattaggaaaatgcaaataagaaCCATGAGATGGCAGTGTCACTTCATTATCACCCCCAGTAAGACAGATgctatgaaaaaagagaaaaaacactaAAAACCCCCAGAacataacaagtgttggtggaGACGTGGAGAAATCGCAACTTTTGTGCATTGCTaatggggatgtaaaatggtgcagctgctatgcaAAATAGTATggcattttctaaaaatatcaaGCATAGAAttaacatatgatccagtaattctatttctgggtatatgcccaagggaattgaaagcagggacacGAGCAGATACTTGTATACCCATTTTCAAAGAAGTCTATTCATGATaaccaaaaggtagaagcaataTAAGCACCCATTGATGGATTAATGAATAatcaaaatgtgatatatatgtgtatgtgtatatatatatatatatataatggaatattattcaaccttaaaaaggaaggaaattctgacacatgctccaacatggatgaactttgaagacattatgctaagcaaaGAGAAtgagtcacaaaaggacaaatattatatgattccacttatattgCAATacttagaataggcaaattcatataGATAGAAGTATGGTGGTTTCCAAGGACTAAGGGGAGAGGAGGAAcaaggagttattgtttaatggtaacaattttgggaagatgaaaatgttctagagaTGAATAGTGGTGAAGTttgcacaacaatatgaatgtacttaatgccactgaattatatACCTTTAGAAATGGTAAATTATATGCAATGTATGAGTTACCACAAAAAGCATAACAACTAAATGAAAAATTCATTAGAGGGGCTTAGCAGCAGATTCTAGATGGCAGGAAAAAGAATCACTGAACTCAAATATAAATTCATAGAAATTACCCaatctgaagatctttttttaactgaaaacagTGATTGGTGTTCAAAGACCTGCGGGACAACATCCTACAGACATTAGACATACAATATATGTCTAATAGTTGTATCCAAAGGGGAGTTGAGAAACTAAAGGGcagaacttttattttaaataatggtcATAAAATTCCCAAATCTGATGAAAACATGAATCTGTATATCCGAGAATGCAACAAACCTTAAGTAAGATTAATACAAAGAGATCCACTCCTAGACACATCCTAGTCTAGTgttcaaagacaaagagaaaatctgaaagtAGCAAGAGGAAAATGACTCCACGTATAGAGAGCATTAATTAATACAACTGTTGGCTGAATCTCATCCAAAACAAGGGAGAAGACAGTGGGTTGATGTATTCAGCATGCTGAAtgaagaattctatatccagcaaaactgtccttcaaaaatgaaaccaaaataaagACAATACTAGGTAAAAACAGGAAACATTGCTATGCTCCCTTATAAGATAGACTAAAGGAAATAATTTAGACTGAAAGGAAATGACATCAGAAAATGACCCAAATCCATAGCTGAAAATGAGGAGCTCCAGAAATTGTATATACATGGGTTAATATGAAAGActgcatttttccttcttttcttaacTATCCTAAAAACCACAAGATTATAACACTGTATTGCTATGTGATATATATGTTAAAAACTTTGTGAGTAAACTGTGAatgatataaaaaataagaacCAATATTTCTAGGAAGGGACAGAAAAGCATTCAACACAGTGTGCAACAATTATAGTttcacaactactaaagccctcatgccctagagcctgtgctcctcaacaagaattgttgttgttcactcagccatgtccaacttttgctaccccatggactgtagcacaccaggctcccctgttcttcaccatctccaggagcttgctcaaactcatgtccattgatttggtgatgccatccaaccatctcatcctctgtcatccccttctcctcctgccttcagtctttcctagcatcaggatcttttccaatgagttggctcttcacatcaggtggctgaagtattggagcttcagcttcagcatcagtccttccaatgaatattcagggttgatttcctttaggattgactggtttgatctccttgcagtccaagggactctcttaaAGGGACCAGAGAAGCTTATCAAGattaggaaatggccacctgagATTAATCCACTATAAACCCTGCTCACACCCTAATCTTGTCAGAGACCCCACCTCTGAACCACTGTTATAAAACTCTTCATCATATCCTCTGGGGTTGAGACATAGCAGAAGCCTCCCTTAAAGGCAAATCACTAAAGttatccttttctacttcatctacaactctgtctctgggatttgaTTCAGGACCAGTGATAGAGAGACCAAGCTTTTGGTAACAAAACCCTCTGACACTAGCAAGTAGGTccggttcagtctcctgtggggtcactgctccttccctctgggccctggtgtgcacaagagtttgtgtgtgccctccaagagcggagtgtctgtttcccccagtcctgtggaagtcttgtagtcaaatcccactggcctccaaagtcacatTCTCTGGGGATTCCTACTCCTCCtaccatctcactgtggtttctcctttgtttttggaAGTGCGGTATCtcttttggtgggttccagtgtcttcctggggagaaggcaatggcaccccactccagtactcttgcctggaaaatcccatggacagaggagcctggtaggctgcagtccacagggtcgggaagagtcggacacgactgagcgacttcactttcagttttcactttcacacattggagaaggaaatggcaacccactccagtgttcttgcctggagaatcccagggacaggggagcctggtgggctgccgtctatggggtcgcacagagtcggacacgactgaagcgacttagcaggagcagcagcagtgtcttcgggttgatggttgttcagcagttagttgtgatttcaGTGCTCTCATGAGAAGAGGTGGgtacatgtccttctactctgccatcttaaaCCAATCTCTCAATTTTTGAGCTACTACTGCTATAATCTGTGTCTGAGGATTAAAAGTCATTAACGGTGGTGAAACCAGATAAAGTGTAAAACTTGCCATCTTCTACAACTTACTATGCATATTTCTTGAATACAATTTTActtaacatatttttgaaatataagtatacattttaatttaatatattttaaaatcagtacatgtatacacatgacTAACAGACCGAATCCACACCTGTAAGCTTCCAAGAACCATTTACTGTGCTGACAGTAGTAGGGGTGCAGGCAGAGGGGGAATAAATAATAGTGCTTTGGGGAGCACAGTAGTGATCGATAGGGTAGGTAAAGAAGGAGCCTCATCGTGGACATGACGGCAGGAACAACTCCCCAGTACTGACATGTGCAAAGTTCCAGGTCTCCACGACAGGAACAGGAATGGCCCAGCCAACCAAACAGCCTCCCTACTTGGCTACCAAGTGCAGAGGGTGGAGGGACTCAGGCACCAGGGTGCCGGGATGGGGGAGCTGGACCCAGAGAGTAGAGTTCAGACAAGCACGTgtgttcatacacacacacaccacccccaccccccgctgaCCACAGCATCACCCCACGTGACAAAACTGTACACAGTTGAACAAAGGTGCTCCCAGCCTCCCTGTCACCTCTTTGGCAGTGAGTCAGGCCATCCCAACTTCTGACACACAGACATCTTCATCAGTAGGAAGGCTGTCCTGTGTGGTGGGGACAGGCCTTTAGGTGAGAGCAAAGCTACTGAAGCTGTAGCATTAAGTGAACATCCCGCTGAGGATGCTGCCATTGAGTTCCAGGTTCTCCTTGTTGGCTCCATGCTTGACGGCACGGGACATTTTTTTCCCCGAACAGGTGGAAGTGATGACTGGCTTGCTGCCAGAAGGTGGAAGTCGAGACACAGGGGAGCGGTAGACTGTCCCCGAAAAGACAGGCCAAATGCTGCTGTTGGCCGTAGCATTGGACATGGTGGTAGTGTTCAGCTTGCGCACTTTGCCTGGAGTGCTGGGTGCCAGTCCTCGCCGCTTGTTGGGTGTTCACGGAGCACTGCCATAGagcatctctgtctctgtctgcttGTTCTTTAGTTGTTGTTCCTGCTTGGCCCTCTCCTTCTCCAGCCGGTGCATCTCCCACTGTTCTGTTACGTACTCCATGAATTTCTGCCCATTCACCACAAATGCCTTTGAATGCTCCTGTTCCCACATTTCAATTCTTGCTTTCAACTCCTCTTCCAACTTAGGGAGTGTTTTTTGGAGCTTGGCTCTCTGCTTTTCCTCTTTTAGAAGATTTCCTCCACGATTTGTAAATCGACTTGGATCTGAAGCTTTTCTCTCAAACTCTAAGAAAAGCCTCCAGCTTTCTTCCCACTTCTGGACACCTTCAAAGAATTCTTTGTGAACCTCATAGTAGTTTCTTAACCGCACGATCTCGGCATCATGGAGCTGGAGCAGATTTTCTGTGTAGTCCTCGGAGTAGTAGGCGGCGAACGCCCGCCTCTGCTCCTGGCTGTAGAAACACTTGTCCCAGTGCTGCGCCACCTCCACTCGGATTGCCTCGATCACCTTCTTCATGTTTTGCATTTTCAGTTCTTCCAACCGATCCACTTCTAACTGCAGCGCTTTCCGGACCTTGGCCTTCGACCCAGTCATAACCGTGGCCACAGCTTCTCTTTCTTCTGCAGGTATTTGCAACCTATCCCAGAGCTCTCGTATCTGAGCACGCAGCCCCTCACACACTGCTTCATGTTGTGCTTCTCGCACTTCCAGCTGCCAGAGCAACTATCTGTAGTGTTGCAATATTTTCCAGAGATAAACAGAAGGCTTCTTCATCTTCACACACCACGTCTCTTTCAAAGCTTGTGTCCGGAGTGTGCTCTAATTCCTCCATACACAGTATGATTTGTCTCTTTATGTTAACAAACTCCTCACGCCTAGATGCCTTTGTTTCCCTCAAAGTTGCCACATGTTGTCTAAACTGGTTCAGCTCTTCTAAGCTGGGAACTGAGGTGCTGTCGATTTCATAATAGGGCATGCAAAGAATTTCACACAGTTCTTGATCTtgttcttgaagaattttcagttcttgttttctctcctttttctgttttctcctcagTTCTACCTGAGTACGCAAATCCTTTTCTAGTTGCAAGATGGTTGTCTCTCCTTCTTCATGAAAAGGCTCAACATTTAACTCGCTGCAGAGTGTTCAGTTCTTTTTGACAGACGGCTATGCTTTTTATAAGTCTTTCCTTCAGGCTTTCCTCTTCAGCAATCATCATATCCAGGAGGTCCTTGATGTGCTTCTTTACAACCTCAGTTCTTTGTAACCGCTGGTCCTCTGGAATGCCAATCAATTCCCATATTTCCCGAAGGTGATTCAGGGCTTTCTGGAGACATAGTATGGACTCCTCTGCCAGCACCTCACTTCTCCTCATGACGGACGCTCCAAGAGGGTCCCCGACCTTCTCCATGCGGGCCGATCGCAGAAACCCCTGGCAAGCACCAGCGGCGTCCCTCCTGGTTGCAGCTGCCAGCAATTTATTTTAAGACCATacaaaaattctttcaaaaatggCACTTGgagcattaaaataaataacaatagtaATGTATAATGATCTAATGCTATTATaaccacatacatatatacatgcatacattagGGAGAAGAAACACTTCTTACAATAGAATGCTGACCATTAAAGTCAGAAAGAATCATGGAGTTAGAAGGCTACCATTTAGTAGATTACACACTGAAAATTGATTTGGGCAGGAGTCATCCTCAAAAGCTAAAACTTGTTGGTAAAGGTTTGATGAGGAACAGAACATGCAGATAGTTTGAAAATACTTGTTaatggaaaatgaagaaatagtaAGGTCATGGTAGAGAAACTTAGACACCTCCTTAAACAGCTGAACAGGTGATCAACATTACTGTCACTAGTAATGGTACAGATAGACATCATGCCCCTCTCCTGCCATAAGAGGAATGCAATATCATTTCTATACTATCCTTGCCAACAGTACATGATTCCAAtttaatcatgaggaaacattAGATTCTAATTTGGGGGCATTTCACGAAAcagcttttttaaaatgtcaaggtTATAATCTAGAAACTTTTAGAAACTGTTCCAGATTaaagagaactaaagagacatgacaTAATTTGATGTATGATACTGGATAGGTCCCTGGaccaaaaataaatttccaaCTTATTGAGATATCATTGACAAATTAAATTTCAGCTATTTAAAGTGTGCAATGTGATGATTTATGTGTACATTGTGAATGAATCGCCCTCCCCATGAAGTTAACACATCTATCCCCTCATATATttacccccccccctttttttttttggtgagaaaaTTTAAGTTTTACTCTTTTGGCAGATCTCAattatacaatataatattatcagctatagtcaccatgttatacattagatccccagGCCTTATTCATCTTAAAAATGGCAGTTTGTGTACACTTTTACCAACCTTTCCTTAtatcccccaccccacacctccaagcccctggcaatcacttttctactctgtttctatgagaTTGACCCAACACCCAGATGCCTGATATAAATAATACCAtatagtatttctctttctctatctggcttatttcacttagcatgatgccctcTGGTTAtacctatgttgctgcaaatgacaggatttctTTATCCCACTATGTAAGTAAATACCacattttcaatcttttttttttaacttttgatttggagtacagccgattaacaatgttgtgacagtttcaggtggacagcaaagggactcagccatacacatacatgtatccattcctccccagactcccctcccatccaggctgctacataactttgaacaaagtttcatgctctatATAAAGTTTcatgttggttatccattttaaatgtaacagtgtgtacatgtccatcccaaactccctaactatcccttccccctagaAACGATGTGTGTTCCCTAAAATAccactttttctttattcattcatccaaaaaaattatttactacaAAGTACATTATGGGACAATTGGTGAAATATAAATAAGATCT
This genomic stretch from Dama dama isolate Ldn47 chromosome 7, ASM3311817v1, whole genome shotgun sequence harbors:
- the LOC133059466 gene encoding LOW QUALITY PROTEIN: protein regulator of cytokinesis 1-like (The sequence of the model RefSeq protein was modified relative to this genomic sequence to represent the inferred CDS: inserted 2 bases in 1 codon; deleted 1 base in 1 codon; substituted 1 base at 1 genomic stop codon) codes for the protein MRRSEVLAEESILCLQKALNHLREIWELIGIPEDQRLQRTEVVKKHIKDLLDMMIAEEESLKERLIKSIAVCQKELNTXCSELNVEPFHEEGETTILQLEKDLRTQVELRRKQKKERKQELKILQEQDQELCEILCMPYYEIDSTSVPSLEELNQFRQHVATLRETKASRREEFVNIKRQIILCMEELEHTPDTSFERDVVCEDEEAFCLSLENIATLQILLWQLEVREAQHEAVCEGLRAQIRELWDRLQIPAEEREAVATVMTGSKAKVRKALQLEVDRLEELKMQNMKKVIEAIRVEVAQHWDKCFYSQEQRRAFAAYYSEDYTENLLQLHDAEIVRLRNYYEVHKEFFEGVQKWEESWRLFLEFERKASDPSRFTNRGGNLLKEEKQRAKLQKTLPKLEEELKARIEMWEQEHSKAFVVNGQKFMEYVTEQWEMHRLEKERAKQEQQLKNKQTETEMLYGSAPXTPNKRRGLAPSTPGKVRKLNTTTMSNATANSSIWPVFSGTVYRSPVSRLPPSGSKPVITSTCSGKKMSRAVKHGANKENLELNGSILSGMFT